The region aaaattaaaagtataggGAGTCGATGTTGACCAATAAAAGTGTAGGGATTTAATGCCAAAAAGTGGACAAGTGGGTGGATCCAAATATGTGTTTTGCCTGCATTTATCAAACATGATAAAATGGTTTTGCTCTTGAATAAGGAACCTATGAGAACTGATTGATAGCCTCTTATGTTGAACAGATTTTCTAATGATTTCATGTTTTCATGTGTAAACTTGTGCTGTCAGGCCGCAACTGAAAACGTAAGTAATGCAGAGAAGGATTTACCAGATATATCTAGCATTACCATTGCTGAAAAGCCATACCAGGCTCCTTTTGCTAGAGTCTCTTCTGTAGAAGATCCTTCTACTAGGAATTCAGACTATGGCAAAGCACCTCCATCAAGCTTACATACAAAAACAAGTGGCACAGAGACTTACACGGCGCACATATCTGATcctaaaatattgaaattagaAAATATCCCTGAAGCATCAGATAAGCATCGAACGAAGGAATCATCCAAAGGGTTTAGAAAGCTGCTGAAGTTTGGAAAGAAGAGTCATACTACCGGTGACCGCAATGGTGAATCGGACAGTGTCGGTGTTAATGGTTCTGAGGTAGATGATGCTGTTGAAGACTTTGCTTCATCTGGTGAAGGTAATAAAATTATGTTCCTCCCAGAATCTCGAGTAACATAAATGTGCTCGAGTCTGAGATATAAGTGAATTCTGTATTGATACACTAATCATCACTTAATATTTGTGTATGTCATCCTATAAGTGAAATTGGTCATTCTTGAGCATAATAAGGATTTATAAGCTTgttaaagaatttattttttcttaaaattgaCGATATATATTCTGCAATCTGACCGTGTATACTTGTTTGTCTCCTTCAGTTCATACATTGAAGAATCTTCTCTCTCAAGATGAAACCCCTACTGCCAGCACCACTCCACAGAAGAGTGAGTTCTAatatatttttagctattaacTTCATATTCACAAATCTTGTATTTCTTTCTAAGCATACAATTTTGTTGCAGCTTCTCGCCATTTCTCATTGCTGTCACCTTTCCGGAGTAAGACTGCCGAAAAGAAGCAGAGTACTTGACAATGTTTGTACTGTTAATTTTGAAGgtgaaaatacaaatttatctTGTTACATACCACCTAGTTGTGTTAATCTATTGCCCTGTTGTGGTATGTACTATCGATATCTATGCATTGCGGTTcgatttaaaagttatttgccGAAGCTGACATTGTCGCTGTACGTCAGCTTGAAATGACATCACAATTGTATATCATTGCAGATCAATACAACTGGTGTATTTATAAGGTTAGATGATTTTGAAACTAATTATAAGAAATTTATCAGTCAAAGCTAATGATAACACAAGAAATGTTGCTTTTGGACATCCTAGTTAAAGCCTCCTTTGACAAACACTCGGCTGCTTGTTGTGGATCATCTATGTGTCTGATTAGATTCACAGCTTCTTGATTCTTCATCACctgcatattttttttttttgttttagagTGAAGAGCTGTGATTTTTCTCTTACATGCTTAAACTTATGAAACTGCATCTCTCTCTCTTACCTCCCATATGCCAGTGCTTGCTATGATAACAAATTCAGTATCAGCCTCAATCCTTTCTGCTCTAACCACAACCTCCGAGCTTTTCGAGTGCTTAGTCTTCATTGTTTTGTCGGAGTTCCATGCCAATATACGTGCTTTAACACAGACATACATAGCAACCGGTTATTAGTTCTTAATATACCTGGCCATGGGCCGAACTTGAGCATGTTCAAATCGAGCTCAACCTAGCCTGATTTTTTTATATGCAAACCTAATTTAGCCCCATAAACTGGAGTTATGCAAGCTCGGATTGAAATCTTTTGAACCGATGtacttataattttaactaataatAAATGTCTAAATCCGTACATAAAAAAGCAGACTTACCGGGAAAGAATCTGTGAGACCAGTGTGTTTTAGTTGTTTGCTGGTGCTTACTCCTCACTTGATGAGCTACACCATCTCTGCAAATGACAGCTTTATAATCACCCATACTAGCCATCACAAGTTTCTCTCCATTGATCACCATTACAGATGCTGAACCCACGTTCAGTTTCTCGTCTTCAGATTTCGGTGTCTCGTTAATCTTTGCTCTTGCTCCGAGATAAGCTTTCCTCATTGTTTCTTTACTCTTTCTTCTTATATGAGACTGCAAGGTAGCAGCTTGGCGCAAAAAAACATTAACTTCTATTTCATATATATCAAATTTGTCATTGCAGTAGTAGAAGCGCCGCTGCTTCTGCAATGACTAATTATACTCGTAATTTTCTAAAATCGGAATGCAAAAAAGGGATCAAGGACAAGCTAGTGCTAGTACAGAAGGTACTACCTCTTTAGAGTTGCTATTGAAAAGATGGGACTGGAGGTACTTGGTGACTCCATCGCCAATTCGAGCATCGGAAACTCCGAAATACCATAACTCAAGCTCCTGAACTTGTTCTCTTTGGACGACAACGGAGTCTGAACGTGAACCACCTGAACATCCTCTAAATGACTGATCTTCAACAACGTGATAGCCATGAGATATTGGCATCATCCATGACAGCTTCTTTGCCGTATTATTACTACTACTTTTCTGGCCTCCTCTTTTGAGAAATCGCCTGAGCCGAAATGCCTAAAGAGAAAGCAATAACCAACGTTTTGAACTTcacataaaatcattttttttatcaaaaaaaataatatcaaagaCAACTGATTCTTGGAGGCATGGAGTTATGattggtttattttattttaatgattgaatattaatttattttattttaatgattaaagtTTATTTCATTTCAATGGAGATTTTCAGGCCATAATACCAACTTGAAAATCCGTTTTAACTCAAAAATGTATACATGACCATatgtttttgttgatttttacCTAAAAAGTTGTCATGTTTGCAAAACTCGATTGCTACGTAATAAAAATTAGCAAAAACTGatgttttgatttgaaaatctccgtttgaataaaattaaagtttaataaccaaaataaaataaatcaaaaattggtcactaaaataaaataaggtgATGGTCAAGTACCTTTATCAACTACAACTTAAGCATAAACATTGCACATTGATCACTCCAAAAGcaaacaaaaattaacaaactTACTGTCTTGCTACTTCTCCTTATTAAACtctaaaatgaaaatatatataaaaaaacaaagttttataacaaaagaaaaaaattaacatcCCATTTGCTGAAATCTCTTGATCAATATGTCAATCTACATGATCATCATATTAACAGATGGAATtggaaatattaaaaagaaacagaaaCAGAAATCATaggtatattatataaaat is a window of Mercurialis annua linkage group LG2, ddMerAnnu1.2, whole genome shotgun sequence DNA encoding:
- the LOC126667460 gene encoding putative protein phosphatase 2C-like protein 44, which encodes MGLKDLHIKLKAFRLRRFLKRGGQKSSSNNTAKKLSWMMPISHGYHVVEDQSFRGCSGGSRSDSVVVQREQVQELELWYFGVSDARIGDGVTKYLQSHLFNSNSKESHIRRKSKETMRKAYLGARAKINETPKSEDEKLNVGSASVMVINGEKLVMASMGDYKAVICRDGVAHQVRSKHQQTTKTHWSHRFFPARILAWNSDKTMKTKHSKSSEVVVRAERIEADTEFVIIASTGIWEVMKNQEAVNLIRHIDDPQQAAECLSKEALTRMSKSNISCVIISFD